The following are from one region of the Actinomycetota bacterium genome:
- a CDS encoding M23 family metallopeptidase, whose product MRKITTYLAAGSVLAAGSLFVGAAPAARGDIGFGTWSWPVVGPVIRGFEPPPTPYSAGHRGIDIAVPFGTPIHAPADGVVTFAGFVAGSLFATIDHGDGVRSSYSWLSAVMVKKGDQLSRGQVFARTGHGHPDVPTPHLHFGVRINGDYVDPMLFLGSGSLVNIVHLADLMPRSEARADGEAASLWSGAGGHGSAAGTRPFRRQATAPRPRPRGGGLVLLPARAPPRPDS is encoded by the coding sequence ATGCGGAAGATCACCACGTATCTGGCGGCGGGGAGCGTCCTCGCGGCTGGAAGTCTCTTCGTCGGAGCGGCCCCGGCCGCTCGAGGCGACATCGGGTTCGGGACCTGGTCGTGGCCGGTCGTCGGCCCGGTCATCCGCGGGTTCGAGCCGCCTCCGACGCCATACAGCGCCGGACACCGGGGCATCGACATCGCGGTGCCATTCGGCACACCGATCCACGCGCCGGCCGACGGTGTCGTCACGTTCGCCGGCTTCGTGGCCGGGTCGCTCTTCGCCACGATCGACCACGGGGACGGCGTCCGCAGCTCCTACTCGTGGCTCTCCGCCGTGATGGTGAAGAAGGGCGACCAGCTGAGCCGGGGGCAGGTCTTCGCCAGAACCGGACACGGACATCCGGACGTGCCCACGCCTCACCTGCACTTCGGGGTCCGGATCAACGGTGACTACGTCGACCCGATGCTGTTCCTGGGAAGCGGGAGCCTCGTGAACATCGTCCATCTGGCCGACCTGATGCCCCGATCCGAAGCACGAGCGGACGGCGAGGCAGCGAGCCTCTGGTCGGGCGCCGGCGGGCATGGATCGGCTGCCGGTACCCGTCCGTTCCGGCGCCAGGCGACGGCGCCTCGGCCGAGGCCGAGAGGCGGTGGGCTGGTCCTGCTCCCGGCCAGGGCACCCCCGCGCCCGGACTCGTGA